Proteins encoded within one genomic window of Bradyrhizobium sp. AZCC 1719:
- a CDS encoding sensor histidine kinase, with the protein MTAFGKLVRTTAFRLTLVYLFLFALFAASLLGYFAWNTRRLINEQITATVNAETAEITDIYTRRGLRGLVFTLGNRALRPGANLYLVTTPEGKAIGGNVGALAPGVMASTGWSETGYRRLDEQDTADHRALVRVTELTNGFRLLVGRDLEERRRLFGIVANAAQWSLLVVIVLGIGGGIFVARRVLQRIDAMTGTTRRIMAGDLSGRLPVGRSGDELDRLAENLNAMLERIETLMMGLKEVSDNIAHDLKTPLTRLRNRAEEALASSGSEAEYRAALERTIEESDGLIRTFNALLMIARAESGQARGNMDDFDAADVARGIHELYEPLAEDDGMTLRVKTATARLHGNRELISQALANLVENAIKYGKPSPVVQPLDPAAAARTREILIEARREGDHVLLSVTDHGPGIPEGDRKHAVERFVRLEASRTLPGSGLGLSLASAVATLHGGELRLGDSRPGLTATLVVPALSAAADRLAAQTQDVPQKVA; encoded by the coding sequence GTGACGGCCTTCGGTAAACTGGTCCGGACCACGGCGTTTCGGCTGACGCTGGTCTATCTGTTTTTGTTCGCGCTGTTTGCGGCGTCGCTGCTTGGCTATTTCGCCTGGAATACGCGGCGGCTGATCAACGAGCAGATCACCGCCACGGTGAACGCCGAAACCGCGGAGATTACCGACATCTATACGCGTCGCGGCCTGCGCGGCCTCGTCTTCACGCTTGGCAACCGGGCACTGCGGCCGGGCGCCAACCTCTATCTCGTCACCACGCCGGAAGGGAAGGCGATCGGCGGCAATGTCGGCGCGCTGGCGCCGGGCGTGATGGCCTCGACCGGCTGGTCGGAGACCGGCTATCGCCGGCTCGACGAGCAGGACACCGCGGATCACCGCGCGCTGGTGCGTGTCACCGAACTCACCAACGGTTTTCGTCTCCTGGTCGGCCGCGACCTGGAGGAGCGCCGCCGGCTGTTCGGCATCGTCGCCAACGCCGCGCAGTGGTCGCTGCTGGTCGTCATCGTGCTCGGCATCGGCGGCGGTATCTTCGTGGCGCGGCGGGTGCTGCAACGGATCGACGCCATGACCGGCACCACAAGGCGCATCATGGCGGGCGACCTCTCGGGGCGGCTGCCAGTCGGCCGCTCCGGCGACGAGCTCGACCGTCTCGCGGAAAACCTCAACGCCATGCTGGAGCGCATCGAGACCCTCATGATGGGGCTGAAGGAAGTCTCCGACAACATCGCCCATGACCTCAAGACGCCGTTAACGCGCTTGCGCAACCGCGCCGAGGAGGCGCTGGCGAGTTCGGGCAGCGAGGCCGAATACCGCGCGGCGCTGGAGCGGACCATCGAGGAATCCGACGGCCTGATCCGCACCTTCAACGCGCTGTTGATGATCGCGCGCGCCGAGTCCGGGCAGGCGCGCGGCAACATGGATGATTTCGACGCAGCCGACGTCGCCAGGGGCATCCACGAATTGTATGAACCGCTGGCCGAGGACGACGGCATGACGCTCCGCGTCAAAACCGCGACCGCGCGGCTGCATGGCAACCGCGAACTGATCAGCCAGGCACTTGCCAATCTGGTCGAGAACGCCATCAAGTACGGCAAGCCCTCGCCGGTGGTGCAACCGCTGGACCCTGCCGCCGCGGCGCGCACCCGGGAGATCCTGATCGAGGCGCGACGCGAAGGCGACCACGTGCTGCTCAGCGTCACCGATCATGGACCCGGCATTCCCGAAGGCGATCGCAAGCACGCGGTCGAGCGATTCGTGCGGCTTGAGGCGAGCCGCACGCTGCCGGGTTCCGGCCTCGGGCTCAGCCTGGCGTCCGCGGTGGCGACCTTGCATGGCGGCGAACTCAGGCTCGGCGATTCCCGTCCCGGCCTGACTGCGACGCTGGTCGTCCCGGCGCTATCTGCCGCGGCCGACAGGCTTGCGGCTCAAACGCAGGATGTGCCACAGAAGGTGGCATGA
- a CDS encoding response regulator transcription factor, with protein sequence MRLLIIEDDRESADYLVKAFREVGYVADLASDGEEGLSMAESGDYDVLVVDRMLPKRDGLSVIGSLREKGNRTPVLILSALGQVDDRIKGLRAGGDDYLPKPYSFAELQARVEVLSRRNVGPAEETTYRVGDLELDRLSHRVARGKDELTLQPREFRLLEYLMKHAGQVVTRTMLLENVWDYHFDPQTNVIDVHISRLRSKIDKGFDRPLLHTIRGAGYMIRDGLR encoded by the coding sequence ATGCGCCTGTTGATCATCGAAGACGACCGCGAGTCCGCTGACTATCTGGTCAAGGCGTTCCGTGAAGTCGGCTATGTCGCCGATCTCGCCAGCGATGGCGAGGAGGGACTATCGATGGCCGAGAGCGGCGATTACGACGTGCTGGTGGTCGACCGCATGTTGCCCAAGCGCGACGGCCTGTCCGTGATCGGGAGCTTGCGCGAGAAGGGCAATCGCACGCCGGTTCTGATCCTCTCCGCGCTCGGCCAGGTCGACGACCGCATCAAGGGCCTGCGCGCCGGCGGCGACGACTATCTGCCAAAGCCCTATTCATTCGCCGAATTGCAGGCCCGCGTCGAAGTGCTGTCGCGCCGCAATGTCGGCCCGGCCGAAGAGACCACCTACCGCGTCGGCGATCTCGAGCTCGACCGTCTTTCTCATCGTGTCGCCCGCGGCAAGGACGAGCTGACGCTGCAGCCGCGCGAGTTTCGCCTGCTCGAATATCTGATGAAGCATGCCGGCCAGGTGGTGACCCGCACCATGCTTCTGGAAAACGTCTGGGATTATCATTTCGATCCGCAGACCAATGTCATCGACGTGCACATTTCGCGGCTGCGCTCCAAGATCGACAAGGGCTTTGATCGGCCCTTGCTGCACACGATCCGCGGCGCCGGATACATGATCCGTGACGGCCTTCGGTAA
- a CDS encoding Do family serine endopeptidase, which translates to MTERPVDLSSLPSNGAARRSLFSARKFALMASVVAGLGAAVYGFSPQQGPADIFAGAAHAQVNTEVRKVERPIGFADIVERVKPSVISVKINIADKSSKDDSANKDDDSPFPPGSPMERFFRRFGGPDGLPPGLRGGPRGPRGPVTGQGSGFFISPDGYAVTNNHVVDGADKVEITMEDGKTYTAKVIGTDQRTDLALIKVEGRTDFPFAKLSDSKPRIGDWVLAVGNPFGLGGTVTAGIVSASGRDIGNGPYDDFIQIDAPVNKGNSGGPAFDTNGEVMGVNTAIYSPSGGSVGIAFSIPASTVKSVVAQLKDKGSVSRGWIGVQIQPVTSDIADSLGMKKAQGALVAEPQQNGPAAKAGIQSGDVITAVNGEPVKDARELARTIGGLAPGTAVKLNVLQKGQDKVVNLTLGQLPNTVETKADIGKEDKGGATKGTDVPKLGLTVAPANSVAGAGREGVVVTEVDPKSAAAERGFKEGDVILEVAGKTVGSPSEVREAIDAARTENKNSVLMRVKSGGSSRFVAVPLAKG; encoded by the coding sequence ATGACCGAACGTCCCGTCGATCTTTCCTCGCTACCGTCCAACGGCGCAGCCCGCCGTTCGCTGTTCTCCGCCCGCAAGTTCGCGCTGATGGCCTCCGTTGTCGCCGGCCTTGGCGCCGCCGTGTATGGCTTCTCGCCGCAACAGGGCCCGGCTGATATCTTTGCCGGCGCGGCGCACGCGCAGGTCAATACCGAGGTCCGCAAGGTCGAGCGGCCGATCGGTTTTGCCGACATTGTCGAGCGCGTGAAGCCGTCGGTGATTTCGGTGAAGATCAACATCGCGGACAAGAGTTCCAAGGACGATAGCGCCAACAAGGACGATGACTCGCCGTTCCCGCCGGGCTCGCCGATGGAGCGTTTCTTCCGTCGCTTCGGTGGTCCGGATGGCTTGCCCCCGGGCCTGCGTGGCGGACCGCGTGGCCCTCGTGGCCCGGTAACGGGTCAGGGTTCCGGCTTCTTCATCTCGCCTGACGGCTATGCCGTGACCAACAACCACGTGGTTGACGGCGCCGACAAGGTCGAAATCACGATGGAAGACGGCAAGACCTACACCGCGAAGGTGATCGGCACCGATCAGCGCACTGATCTGGCGCTGATCAAGGTCGAGGGCCGCACCGATTTCCCGTTCGCCAAGCTGTCCGATAGCAAGCCGCGGATCGGCGACTGGGTGCTCGCGGTCGGCAACCCGTTCGGCCTTGGCGGCACTGTGACCGCCGGCATCGTCTCGGCCTCCGGCCGCGACATCGGCAACGGTCCGTACGACGATTTCATCCAGATCGATGCGCCCGTGAACAAGGGTAACTCCGGCGGTCCGGCATTCGACACCAATGGCGAGGTGATGGGCGTCAACACCGCGATCTATTCGCCGTCCGGCGGCAGCGTCGGCATCGCGTTCTCGATCCCTGCCTCGACGGTGAAGTCGGTAGTCGCCCAGCTCAAGGACAAGGGCTCGGTCAGCCGCGGGTGGATCGGCGTCCAGATCCAGCCGGTGACCTCCGACATCGCCGACAGTCTCGGCATGAAGAAGGCCCAAGGCGCGCTGGTGGCGGAACCGCAGCAGAATGGTCCGGCGGCCAAGGCCGGCATCCAGTCCGGTGACGTCATCACCGCCGTCAATGGCGAGCCGGTCAAGGATGCCAGGGAACTCGCCCGCACCATCGGCGGTCTCGCACCCGGCACCGCGGTCAAGCTCAACGTGCTGCAAAAGGGCCAGGACAAGGTCGTCAACCTCACGCTCGGCCAGTTGCCGAACACGGTCGAGACCAAGGCCGACATCGGCAAGGAAGACAAGGGCGGCGCGACCAAGGGAACTGACGTGCCGAAGCTCGGCTTGACCGTGGCGCCCGCCAACAGCGTGGCCGGCGCCGGCAGGGAAGGCGTCGTGGTTACCGAGGTGGACCCGAAGAGTGCGGCGGCCGAGCGCGGCTTCAAGGAAGGCGACGTCATTCTTGAGGTCGCCGGCAAGACCGTCGGCAGCCCGAGCGAAGTCCGTGAGGCAATCGACGCCGCGCGGACCGAGAACAAGAACAGCGTTCTCATGCGCGTGAAGAGCGGCGGTTCGTCGCGCTTCGTCGCGGTGCCGCTGGCAAAGGGCTAA
- a CDS encoding DUF1993 domain-containing protein: MAFSLYDASVANYLQTLGAVSGFLERGLVHFRDNNIDPDSMVEARLAPDMLPLRFQIISVAQHSRGAIEGVQSGEFRPPASKTPYDYAGLQGLVAQTREALESWTPEAVNALGGRDVVFHLGDHKLPFTAEGFLMSFSLPNFYFHATTAYDILRTNGVPLGKRDFMGRLKMKKS, from the coding sequence ATGGCCTTTTCACTCTATGACGCCAGCGTGGCGAATTATCTGCAGACCCTTGGCGCGGTCAGCGGTTTCCTCGAGCGCGGCCTCGTTCATTTCCGCGACAACAACATCGATCCGGATAGCATGGTCGAGGCGCGGCTGGCGCCCGACATGCTGCCGTTGCGTTTCCAGATCATCTCCGTCGCTCAACATTCGCGCGGCGCCATCGAGGGTGTGCAAAGCGGAGAGTTTCGTCCGCCCGCGTCCAAGACGCCGTACGATTATGCGGGATTGCAGGGACTGGTCGCGCAAACCCGCGAGGCTCTGGAGAGTTGGACTCCGGAGGCAGTCAACGCGCTCGGCGGCCGGGACGTCGTCTTTCACCTCGGCGATCACAAGCTGCCCTTCACCGCGGAAGGCTTCCTGATGTCGTTCTCGCTGCCCAATTTCTATTTCCACGCCACCACCGCCTACGACATCCTGCGCACCAACGGCGTGCCGCTCGGCAAGCGCGATTTCATGGGCCGGCTGAAGATGAAGAAGAGCTGA
- a CDS encoding cytochrome c-type biogenesis protein gives MKRLIAACVLVVAATLCGPAHAVQPDEIMADPAKEARARDLSRELRCMVCQNQSIDDSDAPLARDLRLLVRERIASGDSDSQVIDFLVARYGEFVLLKPRFTPHTLLLWLLPPLALAGGGLALWFYSRRRSNTGSATDPSLLHLTEEEQARLERLLAADAPDKKA, from the coding sequence TTGAAGCGCCTCATTGCAGCATGTGTGCTTGTTGTCGCCGCGACGCTCTGCGGGCCGGCTCACGCCGTGCAGCCCGACGAGATCATGGCCGATCCGGCAAAGGAAGCGCGTGCGCGCGACCTGTCGCGCGAGCTGCGCTGCATGGTGTGCCAGAACCAGTCGATCGACGATTCCGACGCCCCGCTGGCGCGCGACCTGCGGCTGTTGGTGCGCGAGCGGATCGCGTCCGGCGACAGCGACAGCCAGGTGATCGACTTTCTGGTCGCGCGCTATGGCGAGTTCGTGCTGCTGAAGCCGCGCTTCACGCCGCATACGCTGCTGCTGTGGCTGCTGCCGCCGCTCGCCTTGGCCGGAGGCGGGCTGGCGCTCTGGTTCTACAGCCGCCGCCGTTCGAATACCGGCAGCGCGACCGACCCTTCGCTGTTGCATCTGACGGAAGAGGAACAGGCGAGGCTGGAGCGCTTGCTCGCAGCCGATGCGCCGGACAAGAAGGCTTAA
- a CDS encoding heme lyase CcmF/NrfE family subunit has translation MIAEAGHYALVLALALALIQSTVPMLGARWGDPALMNVARSTALAQLLFVAASFTALVMLHVNSDFSVVNVFENSHSMKPLLYKITGVWGNHEGSMLLWVSILALFGGLVAAFGNNLPLSLRAHVLAVQGWIAAAFYLFILVTSNPFLRIASPPIEGRDLNPVLQDIGLAVHPPMLYLGYVGFSISFSFAIAALIEGRIDAAWARWVRPWTLVAWIFLTLGIAMGSYWAYYELGWGGWWFWDPVENASLMPWLAGTALLHSAVVMEKRNALKVWTILLSILTFSLSLLGTFLVRSGVLTSVHAFATDPSRGVFILLILCLFIGGSLTLYAWRASALKQGGLFAPVSREGALVLNNLFLTSACATVFIGTLYPLALEVLTGDKISVGAPFFNLTFGPLFVPLLVAMPFAPLLAWKRGDLLGAAQRLTAAGIAALVAIAVLFAWTHGGATLAPLAIGLAIFVIGGALSDLAERMALFRVPLATAMARARGLPRATWGTAFAHAGIGVALIGIVCETTWNSEYIGTMKPRDVASVAGYQLKLDDITQRQGPNFREMIAQFTVSHDGETLQVMTPSKRNFTTRGSSTTEAALLTRGASQLYVSLGDTNAEGAIAVRIYHKPLVLLIWWGPVLMAFGGLLSLSDRRLRVGAPKPAKAARALQPAE, from the coding sequence GTGATCGCGGAAGCCGGGCATTACGCGCTGGTGCTGGCGCTCGCGCTTGCGCTGATCCAGTCCACGGTGCCGATGCTGGGCGCGCGCTGGGGCGATCCTGCGCTGATGAATGTCGCGCGCTCCACGGCCCTGGCGCAATTGCTGTTCGTGGCGGCCTCGTTCACGGCGCTGGTGATGCTGCACGTCAACTCGGATTTTTCCGTCGTCAACGTGTTCGAGAACTCGCACTCGATGAAGCCGTTGCTCTACAAGATCACCGGCGTGTGGGGCAATCACGAAGGATCGATGCTGCTGTGGGTGTCGATCCTGGCGCTGTTCGGCGGCCTGGTTGCCGCATTCGGCAACAATTTGCCGCTATCGCTGCGCGCCCATGTGCTGGCCGTGCAGGGCTGGATCGCGGCTGCGTTCTATCTGTTCATCCTGGTCACCTCGAATCCATTCCTGCGTATCGCGAGCCCGCCGATCGAGGGCCGCGACCTCAATCCGGTGCTGCAGGACATTGGGCTGGCCGTGCATCCGCCGATGCTCTATCTCGGCTATGTCGGATTTTCGATCTCGTTCTCGTTCGCGATCGCCGCCTTGATCGAAGGCCGGATCGACGCGGCCTGGGCGCGCTGGGTGCGGCCGTGGACGCTTGTGGCGTGGATATTCCTCACGCTCGGCATCGCGATGGGTTCTTACTGGGCCTATTATGAGCTGGGCTGGGGCGGCTGGTGGTTCTGGGATCCGGTCGAGAACGCTTCGCTGATGCCCTGGCTCGCCGGCACCGCGCTGTTGCATTCCGCCGTCGTGATGGAAAAGCGCAACGCGCTGAAGGTCTGGACCATCCTGCTGTCGATCCTGACGTTTTCGCTGTCGCTGCTTGGCACCTTCCTGGTGCGCTCGGGCGTGCTGACATCGGTGCACGCATTCGCGACCGATCCCTCGCGCGGCGTGTTCATCCTGCTGATCCTGTGCCTGTTCATCGGCGGCAGTCTTACGCTCTATGCCTGGCGCGCGTCTGCGCTGAAGCAGGGCGGGCTGTTCGCGCCGGTTTCGCGCGAGGGCGCGCTGGTGCTCAACAATCTCTTTCTCACCTCCGCCTGCGCCACCGTGTTTATCGGAACGCTGTATCCGCTGGCGCTGGAAGTGCTGACCGGCGACAAGATTTCGGTCGGTGCGCCGTTCTTCAATCTGACCTTTGGGCCGCTGTTCGTGCCGCTCCTGGTCGCCATGCCGTTTGCGCCGCTACTGGCCTGGAAGCGCGGCGATCTCCTCGGCGCGGCGCAGCGGCTGACCGCGGCCGGCATCGCGGCGCTGGTCGCGATTGCGGTGCTGTTTGCATGGACCCATGGCGGGGCCACGCTCGCCCCGCTGGCGATCGGGCTTGCGATATTCGTGATTGGCGGCGCCTTGAGTGATCTCGCCGAACGCATGGCGCTGTTCCGCGTTCCCTTGGCCACTGCGATGGCCCGTGCGCGTGGGCTACCGCGCGCGACCTGGGGCACCGCGTTCGCGCATGCCGGCATTGGCGTCGCGCTGATCGGCATCGTCTGCGAGACCACCTGGAACAGCGAATATATCGGCACGATGAAGCCGCGCGATGTCGCGAGCGTCGCCGGCTATCAGTTGAAGCTCGACGACATCACGCAACGGCAGGGACCGAACTTCCGTGAGATGATCGCGCAGTTTACGGTCAGCCACGACGGCGAAACGCTCCAGGTGATGACGCCGTCGAAGCGCAATTTCACCACGCGGGGCTCGTCGACGACCGAGGCCGCGCTGCTGACCCGCGGCGCCAGCCAGCTCTACGTTTCGCTCGGCGACACCAATGCGGAGGGCGCCATCGCGGTGCGCATCTACCACAAGCCGCTGGTGCTCCTGATCTGGTGGGGCCCTGTCCTGATGGCGTTCGGCGGCCTGCTGTCGCTCTCGGATCGCCGCCTGCGCGTCGGCGCGCCGAAGCCGGCCAAGGCCGCCCGCGCGCTGCAGCCTGCGGAGTAG
- the ccmE gene encoding cytochrome c maturation protein CcmE, which yields MTRKQRRLTMICGSLAVLAVAAGLVLNAMRDSIVFFSTPTMAAEKQIPPGKRFRLGGLVQPGSLVRGDNLAVNFSIADGSATLPVAYKGMLPDLFREGQGVVAEGALDASGVFKADTVLAKHDETYMPRDVADALKKQGHWKDDYGAKPGATAASAPVQGTAK from the coding sequence ATGACGCGCAAGCAGCGGCGTTTGACCATGATCTGCGGTTCGCTCGCGGTGCTTGCGGTCGCGGCGGGGCTGGTGCTGAACGCGATGCGCGATTCCATCGTGTTCTTTTCCACACCGACCATGGCGGCGGAAAAGCAGATTCCGCCCGGCAAGCGGTTCCGCCTCGGCGGCCTGGTGCAGCCGGGCTCGCTGGTGCGCGGCGACAACCTCGCCGTGAACTTCAGCATCGCCGACGGCAGCGCCACGTTGCCGGTCGCCTATAAGGGAATGTTGCCGGACCTGTTCCGCGAAGGGCAGGGCGTCGTCGCCGAGGGCGCGCTCGATGCGTCAGGCGTGTTCAAGGCCGATACCGTGCTGGCCAAGCATGACGAAACCTATATGCCCAGGGACGTCGCCGATGCCCTGAAGAAGCAGGGGCACTGGAAGGACGACTATGGCGCAAAGCCCGGCGCCACGGCCGCATCAGCGCCGGTGCAGGGGACCGCGAAGTGA